One window from the genome of Deltaproteobacteria bacterium encodes:
- a CDS encoding GIY-YIG nuclease family protein, whose amino-acid sequence LYIGETSHLATRVWQHKSKVVEGFSAKYGVDKLVYYEALGCGERAIVREKQPKKWRRAWKMTDCVPFGHGPRPDSTQYCQTGEDLPGRLHVTHRFVAHPSSAHFAKRWHAGGGSWYTRAR is encoded by the coding sequence CTGTACATTGGGGAGACCTCACATCTGGCAACGCGGGTGTGGCAGCATAAGAGCAAGGTAGTGGAGGGTTTTTCGGCCAAGTACGGCGTTGACAAGCTGGTCTACTACGAAGCGCTGGGCTGCGGAGAGAGGGCAATCGTGCGGGAGAAGCAGCCGAAGAAGTGGCGCCGCGCCTGGAAGATGACAGATTGCGTCCCTTTCGGCCATGGGCCTCGGCCTGACAGTACCCAGTACTGTCAGACTGGTGAGGATTTGCCCGGTCGGCTGCACGTTACCCACAGATTTGTCGCACACCCGAGCAGCGCTCACTTCGCGAAAAGGTGGCATGCAGGGGGAGGCTCCTGGTACACTCGGGCGCGCTGA